AGGGATTGTCGAGGGCACCATTCCCGGCGAGCAGGGGCTTGGCGACGGCGTCATGTTAGAAAATGATGTGCGTGGTCTTGCCACCAAATACTGCCAAGCAGGAGTGACGGTGGAATATATCACCGACCCAAGCATCTCTCACACGCCCGGCATTGCTAAATGGGCCTTGGTGGCAAATCAGTGGATTCAACCACGCTTGGAGGGCAAAGCTGCGCCGAATAATTGCGGCACATACCCCGCCGGCACCGTGTTTGCACCGGTGGAGGTAGAGCCTCAGGCACAGCCCGTGGATCCAGGCCCAGCCCAAGGATCCGCGGCGCTGCGCTTTGCTTAGCGCTTCTGGTACAGCTTCTTTTGCTGGAACTTCGGATCGGAAGTAACCAGCACGCCCAGGTTGCGGAAGATGCCCTCATCCACGGAACCGAGGATGGTGGTGGTGTGCACATCGCAACCGTGGAGGTTCTTGAGCTGCTCCAGGGCCTTCGCCGCATCCTCATTGGTTTCGGCGGAGGTTGAAAGCGCAATGAGCACCTCGTCGGTGTGCAGGCGAGGGTTCTGGCTGCCCAGGTGCATCGTCTTTAGGCGCTGGATCGGCTCGATGGAACCGGGGGAGAGCAGGTGGACATCTTCAAGGCCTGCGAGGTGCTTCAAGGCATTGAGCAGCATCGCTGCCGAACACCCAAGCAGTTCGCTGGTGCGGCCGGTGATGATTGTGCCATCGGGAAGTTCAATGGCGCTGCCTGGTTCCCCGGTGCGCTCTGCAACTTCGCGCGCAGGGGCGACGACTTTGCGTTGGGAGGGCTTAATGCCAGCCTTTGCCATCACCACAGCGGCACGCTCGGATTGGGTCGAGTCGATGCCCTGCTTTGCTTCGTCGACAAGCGCCTTGAAATAGCGGCGGATGATTTCCTGCTCGGCGGCCTCGCGGCACGCGGCATCATCGGAGATGCAATAGCCGGCCATATTCACGCCCATATCGGTAGGCGACTGGTAGGGCGAAGAGCCGGTCAGGCGCTCAAGTAGGGTCTTGAGCAGCGGGAATGCTTCAACATCGCGGTTATAATTCACCGTCTGCTCGCCATAGGCGGCCAGGTGGAAGGAGTCGATGATGTTCGCGTCGTTGAGGTCCACGGTGGCTGCCTCATAGGCCAGGTTCACCGGGTGCTCAAGCGGCAGATTCCAAATGGGGAAGGTCTCGAACTTTGCGTAGCCTGCAGCGGTGCCGCGCTGGTGCTCGTGGTAGATCTGCGAAAGGCAGGTGGCCAGCTTGCCTGAGCCCGGCCCTGGTGCCGTCACAACCACCAAATCGCGGGTGGTGGCGGCGTATTCATTGCGGCCGAAACCATCCTCGCTCACCACGAAGTCTTGGTCGGTGGGGTAGCCGGGGATCACGCGGTGGCGAGCCACTTTCACGCCGAGGCGCTCCAGGCGTTCGATGAAGGCCATGGCCAAGCGGTTGTCGTCGTCGAGTTGGGTGATCACCACGTGCTCTGCAAGAAAGCCGCGGTCACGGAAGACGTCGATGAGTCGGAGCACATCGTCCTCATAAGAAATGCCAAGGTCGGCGCGGATTTTGTGGCGCTCGAGGTCCTTGGCATTGATGCAAACGAGGATTTCCACTTCGTCGCGGATGCGATCCAACATTGCAATTTTGTTGTCTGGGGTGAATCCGGGGAGGACTCGGGAGGCGTGGAGATCGTCGAAAAGCTTGCCTCCCATTTCTAGATACAATTTGCCGCCAAGTTCTTCGCGGCGGGCCTTAATGTGCTGGGATTGCAGCTCGATGTACTTATCGCGGTCGAAACCGATTCGGTATGTCATGGACTTTAATCATAACAAGACGGGCGCAGAATATACTCCTTGGCATGTCCGTGTATGGCAATAATCAACAGTCTTCGCCCAAGCGCCTGCGCATTCGTCACATCCAAGCGATGAAGGATCAAGGCCAGCCCATTAGCGCTTTAACCAGCTACGATGCCTTAAGCGCACGCATTTTTGCCGAGGCCGGCATCGATATTTTGCTCGTGGGGGATTCCGCGGCAAATGTGGTGTTTGGCAGGGCCTCAACGCTTTCAATGTCCTTGAATGAAATGGCCGTGCTTGGCCGCGCTGTAGCCGATGCGGCACCGCGACCACTCGTGGTGGTAGACCTTCCCTTCGGTTCTTATGAAGTCTCTTGCGAACAAGGTGTGCAAAGCGCCATCGAACTAATGAAGGCCACCGGGGCAGACGCCATCAAATTAGAAGGCGAGCGCCCCGAGCTTATCCGCGCCATTGTTCAGGCCGGCATTCCCGTGATGGCGCACCTTGGCTTTACGCCCCAATCCGAGCACGCGCTCGGCGGCTTTGTGGTGCAGGGCAAGGGCGAGGCACGTGAAACGCTCTTCCAATCCGCTCGCCGTGTAGAAGAAGCCGGCGCCTTCGCCGTGGTCTTAGAGATGGTGCCTCAAGAAATTGCAGGCGAAATTAGCGCTGCGCTGCGCATTCCCACCATCGGTATCGGCGCGGGTAACGCCACCGATGGGCAGATTTTGGTGTGGACCGATGCCTTTGGTTTGGGCCAGGGGCGCGCGCCGCGTTTTGTGCGCCGCTTTGCCGACGTCGCCTCTGTGCTCGATCAAGCCGCACGCGAGTATATCCAGGAGGTTCATGCTCGAACCTTCCCGGCCGAGGCTGAATCCTTTTCCGATACCGAGGAGCGCTAATGCCGCAGCTTGTCCACAGCATTGCCGAACTGCAGCAGGCGCTAGCAAGCCTGCGCGAAACGAAGCCCGGCAGCATCGGGCTCATTCCAACCATGGGGGCGCTACACCAAGGCCACCTGCAGTTGGTGGGAGCGGCGTCGGATTGCGATATTCGCGTGCTCAGCATTTTTGCCAATCCGCTGCAATTTGCTGATCTGGGCGATTGCGATGATTATCGCAACTATCCGCGCCAGCTTGATCAGGATCTGGCCTTGCTCGAAGGCAGCGTGGATCTGGTCTTTGCGCCTTCGGTAGAAGAAATGTACCCCCAAGGCGTGCCGGATATTTGGGTTCGTTCGGGCCGGATGGGGGAGATCTTAGAGGGCGCTTCGCGGCCTGGGCACTTCGATGGGGTAGTCACCGTGGTGGCCAAGCTGTTGAATCTGGTGCAGCCAGACGTGGCGTTTTTTGGGCAAAAAGATGCCCAGCAGCTCGCCATTATTCGACGCATGGTGGAGGACTTGAACTTCCCCGTTCGGATCGTTGCCGTACCCATCGTGCGAAGCGCGGAAGGTTTGGCGCAATCAAGCCGCAATGCTCGGCTCAGTGCCAAGGGCAAGCAGCAGGCCTTGGCG
This window of the Corynebacterium pseudopelargi genome carries:
- a CDS encoding DUF1846 domain-containing protein, whose product is MTYRIGFDRDKYIELQSQHIKARREELGGKLYLEMGGKLFDDLHASRVLPGFTPDNKIAMLDRIRDEVEILVCINAKDLERHKIRADLGISYEDDVLRLIDVFRDRGFLAEHVVITQLDDDNRLAMAFIERLERLGVKVARHRVIPGYPTDQDFVVSEDGFGRNEYAATTRDLVVVTAPGPGSGKLATCLSQIYHEHQRGTAAGYAKFETFPIWNLPLEHPVNLAYEAATVDLNDANIIDSFHLAAYGEQTVNYNRDVEAFPLLKTLLERLTGSSPYQSPTDMGVNMAGYCISDDAACREAAEQEIIRRYFKALVDEAKQGIDSTQSERAAVVMAKAGIKPSQRKVVAPAREVAERTGEPGSAIELPDGTIITGRTSELLGCSAAMLLNALKHLAGLEDVHLLSPGSIEPIQRLKTMHLGSQNPRLHTDEVLIALSTSAETNEDAAKALEQLKNLHGCDVHTTTILGSVDEGIFRNLGVLVTSDPKFQQKKLYQKR
- the panB gene encoding 3-methyl-2-oxobutanoate hydroxymethyltransferase, whose amino-acid sequence is MSVYGNNQQSSPKRLRIRHIQAMKDQGQPISALTSYDALSARIFAEAGIDILLVGDSAANVVFGRASTLSMSLNEMAVLGRAVADAAPRPLVVVDLPFGSYEVSCEQGVQSAIELMKATGADAIKLEGERPELIRAIVQAGIPVMAHLGFTPQSEHALGGFVVQGKGEARETLFQSARRVEEAGAFAVVLEMVPQEIAGEISAALRIPTIGIGAGNATDGQILVWTDAFGLGQGRAPRFVRRFADVASVLDQAAREYIQEVHARTFPAEAESFSDTEER
- the panC gene encoding pantoate--beta-alanine ligase, whose amino-acid sequence is MPQLVHSIAELQQALASLRETKPGSIGLIPTMGALHQGHLQLVGAASDCDIRVLSIFANPLQFADLGDCDDYRNYPRQLDQDLALLEGSVDLVFAPSVEEMYPQGVPDIWVRSGRMGEILEGASRPGHFDGVVTVVAKLLNLVQPDVAFFGQKDAQQLAIIRRMVEDLNFPVRIVAVPIVRSAEGLAQSSRNARLSAKGKQQALALSQAVEAVRANPGAIDQVRQELAAAPGVSLDYLKLVGEDLLEDSVPALVLCAAWVEGVRLLDAAPLD